One Citrus sinensis cultivar Valencia sweet orange chromosome 5, DVS_A1.0, whole genome shotgun sequence genomic window, TGAAGTTTCTTGTCATCATCTAATGTCATTTTGGAAATAATCAACTCTCAGGCTCAATAGCAGTGAAACTTTTCCGATCAGGTATGGTTCTAATTCATGTGTAAGTTTCATAAAGTTTATACAAAATAGCTTTTGTAGTTTATGTCACTATCAGAGATTGATCATCTAAAACATTGTTAATTTAAGCATCATTCTCTAGTTGATTCcgatttcttttatcttcctCACTTTTCACTCTTTGGGCCAGGCTTTTTGATATCAACAACGTCACTGGTGAGCTTCCTTCCACCCTTGGACTAGTGAAAACTTTGGAAGTCATGTGAGTATCTACATCTCATATTCAAGTGAAATGCTAAGGTGGGTTGCTGATAGTGAGCATCTGTGAACTCTTTTCTGATGAATTTCTCATCTTGATTGCAGACGTTTTGATAGGAACTCATTAAGTGGTCCTGTTCCATCAAACCTCAACAATCTTACAAGTGTTCATGAGTTTTTATGCTTTATTTATGGACCGTAGTTCCAATTCTCCACCACAGATTATTTTGCAATCAAGAGTGTTTAGTGATGCTATTTTTCAGGTTCCTGTCCAGCAATAAACTGACTGGTCCAATGCCTAACCTTACTGGCTTGAACATCCTCAGCTACTTGTAAGTAGAGAAGGTTTTACTACATCTACTTATATCTTCACATCAATAATCTTGGAATAGATAAAGCATCtcaattacttatttaattttcattttataataattgatttggAGGGATATGAGTGATGGCAGATTCAATGCATCACATGTCCCTTCGTGGTTTCTGTTTTCTACAGATTTTGGGGATAGAAAAAGGTAAATTTAtctagaacaataaatttgtatttttaggggAGACGGGGTACCTCACTGGTTTGTTGTGTGCGGCGTATCTGAAATTCGGGGGAGGTGAAAAGGGAAGAGGAAGTGATATCAATGGTGAAAGGTTTGGGCTAAGAGAGGTGTCCTTCAAAATGAGTTTCACACTTGCAAAACAATGAAAGAGagaggttagaggtgaagcCGAGGTACCCCGACGTTAACACTCAAacgctcaagttagcaaactcaaattttttaatggtaaAGAGAGCTTGCCAACCCTCTGTAAATCAAGGtttgaagttgaaaaaaaccTATTTTGTGGAGTGTGAGTGAAGGAGAAAAACATGATGCAGAATAAAACCTAGAAAcctttatatatggagtacctTAACTGCCACGTGGCGTATTCTTTTTGGCAAAcgtctttttatatttttatgatttttgggcCGTTATGTGCATGCTCTTGGTGTATCTCATCCTTTGGAAACGTGGCGCACACTGGAGAGTGGTCTATGTTGTAAGACCTGTTTTTAGTTTGTGCATTTATCTGTCTTATCAGTCATTCAAGATAGCATGTAATTTTCTTGTAAATAAGGAGAATGATCAGCTACTTTTTGTGACAGAATGATGGAGAATACTAATCTTGAAGGTCAAATTCCTGCTGATCTGTTCGGCATTCCCCATCTGCAGACTGTGTAACTATTAGCTTATATTTCAAGTAGCACCCCATCCAGTGTAAAAGCTattgaaaattacaaatgaagCACACAAATTTAAGCATTTAGCTACAAATGCAAAACAGATCAATAACAAACTCCATATGAACGCAATCACTCTTGTGCCCTGATTTTATTATGACATTTTGGTAGGATCATGAAAACCAACAAGCTTAATGGCACCTTGGACCTTGGTACGAGCTACAGTGAAAAGCTGCTCGTTAATGTGTATAGTAATCGCATCTCTGCCTACACAGATAGTGGAGGAGCACCCAGCGTTGACATAATGTAAAGCTCACTATTCCTGTATTctaggattttttttctctctcttttttttttttttaatcaatagcTTTCCGAAAAACTCCATAAGTAATAATTTCGTGAAAGTTAAAGCGCCATATGTAACATAGTATATACTAGAAACAATGTATTTTCAACTCACGGAggttattttcttcaaaattttgcagGCTTTTCGATAACCCAATTTGTCAGGAGTCGGGAAATGCAAAAGGACACTGCAGACTTTCCCAACCAAGTTCCTCTATTTAATGAAACCAAAGAACTGTCCATCTGCTCCCTACAACTCAGATCAGAATTCTAGCCCCACAAGTCAATCTGCCTATCCATATACAGGAACTCTAGTTTTCAGAGCTCTTTCATTTTCAGACTTGGGAAACACAACTTACTATGAAACTCTCGAGCAGTCTTTGACAACATCTTTTCAGTCTTCTTATAAACTTCCCATCGATTCCATTTCTCTCAGTAATCCATGcaagaataattttgaatacCTTGAATTGAGTATAAAAGTTTTTCCTGCTGGCCAAGATCGTTTTAATCGAACAGGAGTCTTTAGTGTTGGGTTTGTTCTCAGCTACCAGATCGACAAGCCTCCTCCTCTTTTTGGACCTTACTTCTTTATTGGTGATCAGTATCATTACTTTGCTGGTAATTTTGCTAATGTCatagaaaaaaaaggtattaGTGCAATGTTGCTTTCGTTGATATTAATGTTTCTGTTTGTGCATTATTTTGCAGGAAAATCTGGAGGAACAAACAAGTTGACAAGCATCGGGTTTACAATTGGAGCAGCAGCTGCTGGTTGTGTCATATTGTTACTATTACTCCTTGCAGGAGTTTATGCTTATCGTCAAAAGAGAAGAGCAGAGAATTGCCAATGAACAGAATCCTTTTGGTATGTTCAGTATTTGATGTACACTTTGCATTTTCTGGCTGGTAAACTATTAAATCTATTTATGTTTTACAAATGCAGCACATTGGGACATGAATAAGAGCAGCGGTAGCATTCCTCAACTGAAAGGAGCAAGATGCTTCTCCTTTGAAGAggtcaaaaaatatttttcagatgCTAACGATGCTGGATCCAGGGTATATGGAAAGGCTTGGTTCATCTATCTCTCTCTGACCTCATTTCAGTGTAATGCCTCTACTTATGAGGCACAAATCTCTCCcgttgatatttaatttataatgtggtcaaaattttataCCCTTGGTATGCGACGGATTATCAGAGTTGCTCAAAATGTACGTTTTCCCGACAAACAAACAGGGTCTCCGCCCATTCTGTTTTGCGCATTCAGCAATACAAGACATAACCTTTCGTTAAAGAGCtgagaaaagaaaaccaaCACTGGTCAAAACTCAAAACCCATCTCAAAAACACAAACCCCACCACACTTCTTCAACAACTTTTCAATTAACATGCTGACCCACTTCTCAATCTCAGCTACTTCTGTCGGTCAACAAGAGAGCTCAGAGCTTAACTCTCTTTAGAACTCACTTGTAGACACGTGTACTAATCATTAGCTGCTaaacattattaataaatgaatcctTTTAGCATATGTTTGTTAAAAATGAGCGGAGATCCCGTTTCTTCTAGTTTACAGCATTCGGGTTTTGAGGCTTCCATGAGAGCTGGGGATTATGGGTTGAAGTTATCaattctcaccatttcaagCAAAGGAGCAACTACttgacatgaatcatcaagcTAAGAGAATCACAGAcgataataatcaaaattaaacaatcaaaattacaataaatataaacgatcaaaagtaataaaatcataaaaattcaaacccaACCGAGGCCTGTAAATCTTCACTAACAAAACAAATCTAATTATATCAGAACGTTTAATCTATATTAGATGACATTGGGTGTGGTAAAATGCTACATAGACTTCCCAAATGTCATATCAGACATTAAATACTTGAAAAAACCAGTGGTGAATGTCACAGTGAAGCAAGAACAAGAATAACCTTTGTCCCACTTTTGCCACTCTAATTTGTAAATCATATGCCACTCTGTCCAGATATCTTCCTCCTCTTAATTtgacaaatattttttgttctcaTAATACCAGTtgttataagcttgtaaccaGAGTAAGGCATTTCACTTAGCTTCGCAAATCTCTTTTCGTAGAAGTGCCACAGTTCTGacctaataatgaaaaagatcAAGTGAGGGACATAACCAGGTACGTAAGAGGAtcataaagataaataaaagaatggcTGAGTTCCATTTGTTTTTACCAGCGTGCCAAGAACTGAAAAGGTGCATACTTTCCATAGATCGATTCGGCAATCATTTGCACTGTTTTACTAGTGCAATTTCTAGCATGGACATCCATCAATGAATTTATCAATAGTATTCAAAACTCTTCCAACAAATGAGGATGCTTAAGGAAgggtaaaaaataatttacctgTTTCAAATGCCTAATAGGTTCAGAATCAGTTGGAATCACATGGTAAAATCCTATGCATACAAGGACACTGTTGCGTGTAAATCGTCCAAATCCATAGATCTGACTTAGCTGCTCTGCCAGCTTATCATAGGCTGTTTGGCTCGCTTCATTGCACATATCTTCTAGTTCTCTTAACTGAATTTTGCCATCAACAATACCCTGGGCATGTTTTAAGATGCGACCTGCTCTATAGCCAAGGTTGCAGTGTTTTGCCAGAAAACTCTCATCAAGGTTTGCTAGTTCTCTTGGGCTAGGAAAGTTACCAATCCCATCACAGGCAGATGGAGGATCCGTTGTAGACAGCTCATTCAATCTATGCAAATCACCTTCAATGTCGTTTCGAGGGAAGCTTGATTGCACATTCTCTTCCAGAACTCCAGCACAATCCAGCTTCAAATTGATATCATCTTCTGAGCCTCCTTTGTTCTCTGCAATTCTGCTTGTCAACTTGGAGGCAACTCTCAAAAACTTTCTGATTTCACTTTGACTCTTTTCCAGCCGGTGTTTTCGGAATAAAATCTTCACTGACACTGGGTGAGCAATGTTGAAGTTCCCACTGAAGCTCAAAGAGGGCTCTAGCCATGCTCAAAGTTCTCGGCCAcctattaaaattacatttggtCACTAGCTTCTagttaaaaatcaaaacttcagTAGCTTCCAAATTtggatttaatttataaaaccTCATAGTATGCAACAATTTTTGTGAAACGAGgttcaaattgaaattttaggGTAGTGATAATATATAACTGTTATGCTTTTGCTTACTTGTGAAAGCAGAGCACCTAAAGCGTTTGGTGGGTAACTAATATGCAGACTGCATCTTTAAACAAAGCAGGCCACCGAAGCACTCTCCCACTAAAAATCTTTCATATATTGACACTCTTCCCCTTCCTTCTGGGCCACTTGATGTACAATCCTTTTGAAGCCTCTCACATTCCTCTCGTCAGCCTCCGTTAAGCGCAGCATTCTCTTGACTTGAGCAAGCAACGCGTCTTGCTGTTCTGAGAAAGTGACGGCGCCGACCCAGAAGCAGAATTGCGAACATCGATGTGGAGAGAGTGAGGGTCTTGCTGGGGTTGATAGATGGTGACGGCGACTGAGACTGAGGGAATATTGGTGTTGTCGAGAGAATTAGAAAGATGGAGAGGCCGAGAAAGGGATCGAGAAAGAGGGTCCCAGCGATTCGGAGACATATGAACAGGCCGTGGCTGCACACAGCCGTCTCCACTCTCCagattgaataattttgtaaGTGGAAGCTTCAGCTTCAGCACACTCTCCTCCATTCCCATTCTTGTTTCTCGATTATCTTGTTACTGTTATTGTCAGTTAATGAGCagataaataatagaaatgtTACGATTAAGAAGGCTCGTTGAAGTGCTCATTACGCTGTCACAACATATGATGTAATAAAATGCGCCAATTTTAACCGGAAGGATTGGCCCCAAAAGTAATCATACAAAAATATTCTGGTGTTGTCAGACATTGTACTGGGTTGCTGTTGAAGCTTGTAATGTAGAATTGGTGTGCTTGCTGGATTCGTTTCACTTCTTGGCTTTCTTTGAGTTATATTGGCTTCCGTTTTGCTGGATTGACGATGAGTTGAGCCACTGCCACTTCGAAGAAGCCTTGTTTGAGTGggccttttttttctttcagaaATGATATTTCAGATACattcataataaatatttggcacaaggaaaaaaatttcaaattagttCCTCTACTGTGAGGCCAAAGGCTAAGTTGTTTGAGTGGCCGTCTACTCGGCTTCTTTGCTGGCTTTCTATAGTCTTTCTGTCGGCTTTTACTCATTCATCAAGTGTTTAATCACGAGTAGTTTTGCTAAAGGACTGGGCCTGGTTCAATCTGCATTGGGCTTGCTTATTGTCACATGGACTCCAACCCGTGGTGATTTTTATCCCCATCATTAAGGACTCATGCAGACTTCATACGTAAATATCAATGTTGATCTCTATGCAAAGAGagaatgataataatatttataattttatctgcTCAAATTTCGTGCCTAAACTCCTATCGCATATACACTATTAATTTACACAACAATATATACTAAGGTCGTCTAACGACTAAGGGTGCGTTTGTGATTGAGGTGCTATAGTTTTTAAGCTACAGTtgctatgaaaaaaaaaattataactatgaaacaaaagttaataatatataacaaatataaattttaaataataattttaataaaattatttaaaatatagtagattttatattatataagtgaaaaatcatatcaacatatcttaaaagttacaacagctagtgtttatcaaacactttaatattgtaacttttaagctacagccgCCCAACATCAattccaaacgcaccctaagaCTGTTGGCATGAACCATAACATTCACTCAAATCATGAAAGTGAATTCCTTCAATCATCCATTTCAtaagaacataattttttaaataaataaataaaaaaagaaaaaaagaaaaccagcATAAGAAGACAAGTGCGATACAAAGAGAAATTACGAACGTATTAATATTAGGTTGAATCGTGCTAAATTATTAGTGGCGGGTGtttgttaaagaaaataaatatttattaattgggGGAGGCTGCAGCGCAGGCTGCTTAACAGTGCGTTTGGGGGTATATTCTCATGGGTTTCCGTGAGAATATAAGGGGTGGAGCCAATCGCATCCTGAAAATTTAAGGTTTTTTATTAGagaattcaaaaaagaaaatatgaattgataaaaaatttaaggtcCTGTTTagtattgttttttaaatattgttttcataaaataaaaatgaggatgaaaatattatttttaaatttaaaaatgtgttcggtattattttcaaaaataatcta contains:
- the LOC127902082 gene encoding uncharacterized protein LOC127902082; translated protein: MCNEASQTAYDKLAEQLSQIYGFGRFTRNSVLVCIGFYHVIPTDSEPIRHLKQVHARNCTSKTVQMIAESIYGKYAPFQFLARWSELWHFYEKRFAKLSEMPYSGYKLITTGIMRTKNICQIKRRKISGQSGI